Genomic segment of Paenibacillus polymyxa:
TTCAGGTCGAACAACCCGGTAGTGTTGTACTGCCAGCCAAATTCTTTGTCGAAATTATCAAAAAGTTGCCGTCTCAGGAGATCCGTATGGAGGTAAAAGACCAATTCCAAACCTTTATCTCGTCGGGTGCAACTGAAATTCAGATTGTTGGCTTGGACCCTGAAGAATTCCCAGTGCTTCCCAACATTGAAGAAAATCAAGTCATCTCTGTGCCAGGAGATTTACTTAAAAATATGATTAAACAGACGGTGTTCTCCATTTCCACCCACGAAACGACACCGATTTTAACCGGCGTGTTATGGAATCTGGCTGAGGGGGAACTGAAGTTTGTGGCAACGGACCGCCACCGCCTTGCCACCCGCAGCGCTCATTTGGAGACGTCTGAAGGCTTGCGCTTTAGCAATGTTGTCATTGCGGGCAAAACGCTGAATGAGCTGAGCAGAATTATTCCAGACCAAAATATGCTTGTGGATATCGTAGTAGCGGACAATCAGGTATTATTCAAAGTAGATCGGGTGCTATTTTATTCCCGCATCTTGGACGGCACCTATCCTGATACTTCTAGAATTATTCCGACCTCCTACAAAACAGAACTGATTGTGGATACAAAAAGTTTAAGTGAGTCAATTGACCGTGCTTATTTGCTGTCCCGTGAGGAAAAAACGAATATTGTAAAAATGCAGTCGCTGGAAAATGGCGGCTTGGAAATTTCCTCTAGTTCCTCTGAGCTTGGCAAAGTGCGTGAGGAAGTAACTGTGTCCAAATTTGAGGGAGAGCCGCTCAAAATTTCGTTCAACTCCAAATACATGCTCGACGTGCTCAAGGTGATTGATAGCGAGCAGCTGACGATTGCTTTTACCGGCATTATGAGTCCCATTATTTTAAAACCGGCAGATTCCAGCAATGCGCTGTATATCATCCTGCCATATCGCACAACCAACTGACGTTTAGCTTTAACCCACCCGAGGACAAGCGAAAGGATGAACAAGCCTTGAAACAGATATCTATACAGACCGAATACATCAAGCTCGATCAATTTTTAAAATTAGCCGATTGTGTATCCACAGGAGGCATGGCTAAAGCCCTGCTGCAAGAGGGACAAGTCCGTGTGAATGGTGAACCGGAAGAACGTCGTGGAAGAAAACTGTACCCGGGTGATACCGTAGAAGTAGAGGACAACGGAAGTTTCGAAGTTACAGCAGGAGCATGATCGCCTGGGTGGCAAGGACTCCTTTTAGGTACGGAGTAACAAGGGGGACCCTATGTGTTTGTGAACAACATTGTTTTGCAGCAATATCGGAACTATGAGCAGCTGGAGCTGAATGAATTTGGGCCCGTTAATTTGCTAATCGGACAAAATGCTCAGGGCAAAACGAATCTGGTAGAGGCGATTTTTGTACTGGCTTTAACCAAAAGTCATCGAACGTCCCGCGACAAAGAGTTAATCTCCTTCGGGGCTACTTCCACTCACCTAGCTGCGGATGTGGATAAAAAATACGGGAAAATCAGACTGGATCTCGCGTTATCCACACAAGGCAAAAAAGCAAAGATCAACGGACTGGAGCAGCGAAAACTGAGCGATTTTATTGGTTCGTTAAATGTGGTCATGTTTGCACCTGAGGATCTCGAAATCGTCAAAGGAACACCGGGGGTTCGCCGCCGGTTTCTTGACATGGAAATTGGACAGGTTGCGCCAGGATATCTGTATCATTTGCAGCAATACCAGAAAGTATTGGTGCAGCGAAATAACCTGCTCAAGCAAGCTTGGGGTAAGGATATGGCTTCAGTGCAGCTGATGCTGGAGGTATGGAATGAGCAACTTGTTGAGCATGGTGTTAAAATTGTTAAAAAGCGGAAACAATTTATAACAAAGCTACAAAAGTGGGCTCAGGCCATTCATGAAGGGATTGCAGGTGGGACAGAAGAGTTAAAATTAACCTATGTTCCCTCCTTCAGTGAGCCAGAGGAAGAAGATGAAGCTGTCTTATTGGAGCGATTTATGATAAAGTTATCCCAAATGAGGGAACAGGAAATCCGCCGTGGCATGACTTTGGCGGGACCCCATCGTGATGATTTGGCCTTTGCCATTAACGGCAGAGAAGTGCATACGTATGGCTCGCAGGGGCAGCAGCGGACGACGGCCCTGTCCTTGAAGCTGGCCGAAATAGAGTTAATTCATGAAGAAATTGGTGAATATCCTGTCCTGCTGCTGGATGATGTTTTGTCCGAGCTGGACCCCTATCGTCAGACTCAGCTGATCGAGACTTTCCAAAGCAAGGTACAGACCTTTATCACGGCAACCGGGGTTGAGACTTTGAACGCAGAACGACTCAAGGATGCCAATATTTATCACGTCCACGACGGGCATGTGGAACACTAAGGAGTGAGTGACCGCTATGTATATTCATCTGGGTGGAGAAAAAATCATCCGCTCTTCAGAGCTTGTGGCTATTTTCGATATCTCGATTGAAAAATCCTCTAAAATCTCCAAGCAATACGTGAACCACGCCCAACAGCAGAAGCATGTCGAGATGATTGGCGAAGAGGAAGCCAAGTCCATCGTAGTGACTCAGAATACGGTGTATTATTCCCCCATCTCCTCAACAACACTCAAAAAGCGGGCAAACCAGTTTTTTGCCAATGCTTAACCATAGAATCTATAGAAGTAGGTGAAAGGCATGTCTATGAATCAACCGTCTTATGATGCGGGCGAGATTCAGGTCCTTGAGGGCCTGGAAGCGGTTCGGAAACGTCCCGGGATGTATATTGGCTCCACGAGCGCCAAAGGTCTCCATCATTTGGTCTGGGAAGTTGTGGACAACAGCATTGACGAAGCGCTGGCGGGTTACTGTGACAGCATTCAAGTTGTCGTTCACGAAGACAATAGCATTACCGTTACAGATAACGGTCGCGGTATTCCAGTAAGTGAACACGCCAAAATGAAAAAATCTGCGCTGGAAGTCGTTATGACCGTGCTTCACGCAGGTGGTAAATTTGGAGGCGGAGGGTACAAGGTATCCGGTGGTCTGCACGGGGTTGGTGTATCCGTAGTAAATGCCCTCTCCAGTAAAATGATCGTGCATGTTAAACGGGACGGACATCTGTATGAGCAGGAATATCATCGTGGTGCTCCGCAGTATGATGTCAGAGTCATCGGTGACACAGACGAGACGGGTACCCAAACGACTTTTTATCCTGACGATCAAATCTTTACAGAAACGACCGTATATGACTATGATACGCTCCAGACGCGGATTCGTGAGTTGGCTTTCCTGAACAAAGGTATTGCAATCAGCTTGACTGATGAACGGACGGGCGCCAGCGATACATTTCACTACGAGGGCGGAATCAGTGAATATGTGCAATTTTTGAATCAAAAAAGAGAAGCGCTGCATGAACAGCCGATTTATGTCGAAGGCTCGCGTGATATGATTCAAGTCGAAGTGGCATTGCAATATAACGACAGCTATACCGAGAATATTTATTCTTTTGCCAACAACATCAACACCCATGAGGGCGGAACTCACGAATCAGGTTTCAAGAGTGCATTAACCCGGATTATTAACGATTATGCACGTAAAAATGGCTTGATTAAGGACAACAACGCCAACTTGACTGGTGACGATGTGCGTGAAGGATTGACGGCGATTATCTCCGTCAAAATTCCAGAACCACAGTTTGAGGGTCAGACCAAGACAAAGCTGGGTAACAGTGAGGTGCGAGGGATTGTCGAATCCCTATTCGCAGAGAAACTCCAGGAATTCCTAGAGGAAAATCCGTCTGTTTCCCGCCGGGTGGTTGATAAATCCTTACAAGCAGCACGTGCCCGGGAAGCAGCGCGTAAAGCGCGTGAGCTTACACGTCGTAAAAGTGCGCTGGAAATCAGTTCGCTCCCAGGCAAACTGGCGGATTGCTCCTCTAAGGATGCTTCGATTAGTGAACTGTACATCGTCGAAGGTGACTCAGCAGGAGGATCGGCCAAGCAGGGTCGTGATCGTCACTTTCAAGCTATTTTGCCGATTCGCGGTAAAATCCTGAATGTTGAAAAGGCACGCTTGGACCGTATTTTGTCCAGTGATGAAATTCGGTCTATGGTAACAGCAATGGGTACAGGGATCGGAGACGACTTTGACATCGCCAAAGCCCGTTATCACAAGGTCATTATCATGACTGATGCGGATGTCGATGGTGCCCATATTCGTACGTTGTTGCTGACGTTCTTCTATCGGTACATGCGTAAAATCATTGATGCAGGCTATATTTATATAGCTCAGCCACCACTATTCAAAGTGGAGCGTAACAAAGTTGTACGTTATGCGAACTCCGAGGCGGAACGTGATGAGATCATCAGGGAATTTGGAGAAAACGCGAAATACAATGTACAGCGCTATAAAGGTTTGGGTGAGATGAATGCGACCCAACTTTGGGAAACTACAATGGACCCTGAGAGTCGTACTATGCTTCAGGTAACTGTCAGTGACGCGATGCTGGCTGATACACTGTTCAATACCTTGATGGGTGATAATGTAGAACCCCGTCGTGACTTTATCCAAGAACATGCAAAGTACGTGAAAAATCT
This window contains:
- the remB gene encoding extracellular matrix regulator RemB, producing the protein MYIHLGGEKIIRSSELVAIFDISIEKSSKISKQYVNHAQQQKHVEMIGEEEAKSIVVTQNTVYYSPISSTTLKKRANQFFANA
- the recF gene encoding DNA replication/repair protein RecF (All proteins in this family for which functions are known are DNA-binding proteins that assist the filamentation of RecA onto DNA for the initiation of recombination or recombinational repair.); translation: MFVNNIVLQQYRNYEQLELNEFGPVNLLIGQNAQGKTNLVEAIFVLALTKSHRTSRDKELISFGATSTHLAADVDKKYGKIRLDLALSTQGKKAKINGLEQRKLSDFIGSLNVVMFAPEDLEIVKGTPGVRRRFLDMEIGQVAPGYLYHLQQYQKVLVQRNNLLKQAWGKDMASVQLMLEVWNEQLVEHGVKIVKKRKQFITKLQKWAQAIHEGIAGGTEELKLTYVPSFSEPEEEDEAVLLERFMIKLSQMREQEIRRGMTLAGPHRDDLAFAINGREVHTYGSQGQQRTTALSLKLAEIELIHEEIGEYPVLLLDDVLSELDPYRQTQLIETFQSKVQTFITATGVETLNAERLKDANIYHVHDGHVEH
- the gyrB gene encoding DNA topoisomerase (ATP-hydrolyzing) subunit B, with protein sequence MSMNQPSYDAGEIQVLEGLEAVRKRPGMYIGSTSAKGLHHLVWEVVDNSIDEALAGYCDSIQVVVHEDNSITVTDNGRGIPVSEHAKMKKSALEVVMTVLHAGGKFGGGGYKVSGGLHGVGVSVVNALSSKMIVHVKRDGHLYEQEYHRGAPQYDVRVIGDTDETGTQTTFYPDDQIFTETTVYDYDTLQTRIRELAFLNKGIAISLTDERTGASDTFHYEGGISEYVQFLNQKREALHEQPIYVEGSRDMIQVEVALQYNDSYTENIYSFANNINTHEGGTHESGFKSALTRIINDYARKNGLIKDNNANLTGDDVREGLTAIISVKIPEPQFEGQTKTKLGNSEVRGIVESLFAEKLQEFLEENPSVSRRVVDKSLQAARAREAARKARELTRRKSALEISSLPGKLADCSSKDASISELYIVEGDSAGGSAKQGRDRHFQAILPIRGKILNVEKARLDRILSSDEIRSMVTAMGTGIGDDFDIAKARYHKVIIMTDADVDGAHIRTLLLTFFYRYMRKIIDAGYIYIAQPPLFKVERNKVVRYANSEAERDEIIREFGENAKYNVQRYKGLGEMNATQLWETTMDPESRTMLQVTVSDAMLADTLFNTLMGDNVEPRRDFIQEHAKYVKNLDF
- the yaaA gene encoding S4 domain-containing protein YaaA, with protein sequence MKQISIQTEYIKLDQFLKLADCVSTGGMAKALLQEGQVRVNGEPEERRGRKLYPGDTVEVEDNGSFEVTAGA
- the dnaN gene encoding DNA polymerase III subunit beta; its protein translation is MKISILKNVLNEAIQHVSKAISSRTTIPILSGIKLDVNHQGVTLTASDTDISIQSFIPMEDGNQTVVQVEQPGSVVLPAKFFVEIIKKLPSQEIRMEVKDQFQTFISSGATEIQIVGLDPEEFPVLPNIEENQVISVPGDLLKNMIKQTVFSISTHETTPILTGVLWNLAEGELKFVATDRHRLATRSAHLETSEGLRFSNVVIAGKTLNELSRIIPDQNMLVDIVVADNQVLFKVDRVLFYSRILDGTYPDTSRIIPTSYKTELIVDTKSLSESIDRAYLLSREEKTNIVKMQSLENGGLEISSSSSELGKVREEVTVSKFEGEPLKISFNSKYMLDVLKVIDSEQLTIAFTGIMSPIILKPADSSNALYIILPYRTTN